One Miscanthus floridulus cultivar M001 chromosome 11, ASM1932011v1, whole genome shotgun sequence DNA window includes the following coding sequences:
- the LOC136492967 gene encoding UDP-glycosyltransferase 85A2-like, giving the protein MGSLPPVDGQSRQPHVVMIPYPAQGHVTPMLQLAKLLHTRGFHVTFVNNEFNHRRHLRARGPNALDGAEGFRFAAIDDGLPLSEADATQDVPALCHSTMTTCLPRFKDLVARINAEAEAEGRPTVTCVVGDSTMTFALRAARELGLRCATLWTASACGFIGYYHYRHLVERGIVPLKDEAQLTDGYLDTVVDWIPGAPKDLRLRDMPSFVRTTDPNDIMLNFFIHETAGMSLASAVVINTFDALDATLLDAMAKLLPPIYTVGPLPLTVRNNVPADSPVAAIGSNLWKEQEAALRWLDGRAPRSVVYVNFGSITVMSNEHLVEFACGLANTGYAFLWNVRPDLVKGGDSAGLPPEFAAATEGRSMLSTWCPQAAVLEHEAVGVFLTHSGWNSTLESVCGGVPMVCWPFFAEQQTNCRYKRTEWGIGMEIGDDVRRGEVEALIREAMEGKKGQEMRRRVTQLRDSAVAAARPDGRSMRNVDKLIEEVLLA; this is encoded by the coding sequence ATGGGTTCGCTGCCGCCGGTGGACGGGCAGAGTCGGCAGCCGCACGTCGTGATGATCCCGTACCCGGCGCAGGGCCACGTCACGCCGATGCTGCAGCTCGCCAAGCTCCTCCACACTCGCGGCTTCCACGTCACCTTCGTCAACAACGAGTtcaaccaccgccgccacctgcgCGCGCGAGGGCCCAACGCGCTCGACGGCGCGGAGGGGTTTCGCTTCGCCGCCATCGACGACGGCCTCCCGCTCTCCGAAGCCGACGCCACCCAGGACGTCCCCGCGCTCTGCCACTCCACCATGACCACCTGCCTGCCCCGGTTCAAGGACCTCGTCGCCAGGATCaacgccgaggccgaggccgagggaCGGCCCACCGTGACGTGCGTCGTCGGCGACAGCACCATGACCTTCGCGCTCCGCGCCGCGCGGGAGCTCGGCCTCCGCTGCGCCACGCTCTGGACCGCCAGCGCCTGCGGCTTCATCGGCTACTACCACTACCGCCACCTCGTCGAGCGTGGCATCGTCCCGCTCAAGGACGAGGCGCAGCTCACCGACGGGTACCTGGACACCGTCGTCGACTGGATCCCCGGCGCGCCCAAGGACCTGCGGCTCCGGGACATGCCGAGCTTCGTGCGCACCACGGATCCCAACGATATCATGCTCAACTTCTTCATCCACGAGACGGCGGGCATGTCGCTGGCGTCGGCGGTGGTCATCAACACCTTCGACGCGCTCGACGCGACGCTGCTCGACGCCATGGCGAAGCTCCTGCCGCCCATCTACACCGTGGGCCCGCTCCCGCTGACGGTGCGGAACAACGTGCCTGCGGACAGCCCTGTCGCGGCCATTGGGTCCAACCTGTGGAAGGAGCAGGAGGCGGCGCTCCGCTGGCTCGACGGCCGCGCGCCGCGCTCCGTTGTGTATGTCAACTTCGGGAGCATCACGGTGATGTCCAACGAGCACCTGGTCGAGTTCGCGTGCGGGCTGGCCAACACCGGCTACGCCTTCCTGTGGAACGTGCGCCCGGACCTTGTCAAGGGCGGCGACTCCGCCGGGCTGCCGCCGGAGTTCGCAGCCGCGACGGAGGGACGGAGCATGCTGTCCACGTGGTGCCCGCAGGCGGCGGTGCTGGAGCATGAGGCCGTGGGGGTGTTCCTGACGCACTCCGGGTGGAACTCCACGCTGGAGAGCGTCTGCGGCGGCGTGCCCATGGTGTGCTGGCCCTTCTTCGCCGAGCAGCAGACCAACTGCCGGTACAAGCGCACCGAGTGGGGCATCGGGATGGAGATCGGTGATGACGTGCGGCGGGGCGAGGTAGAGGCGCTCATACGGGAGGCCATGGAGGGGAAGAAAGGGCAGGAGATGCGCCGGCGCGTGACGCAACTCAGGGACAGCGCCGTGGCCGCGGCGAGGCCTGACGGACGGTCTATGCGCAACGTGGACAAGCTCATCGAAGAGGTGCTTCTAGCCTAG